The following nucleotide sequence is from Trifolium pratense cultivar HEN17-A07 linkage group LG2, ARS_RC_1.1, whole genome shotgun sequence.
aGTACATTGAGCTTGGATACGTGAAAAGATCATAAATAATAAACTTAAGAAACTATTGTTTATTGTGACAAGATAGCTTTggcaaaaaaattgaaatacctATTTTGGCTATTTCATTGagatatataatataaggaacTATCGTTTCAATAATTATACACTTTAGACtttctgaaagaaaaaaaaaaaaacttttgagtTTCATTAAACAAGGAATTCTGAATCAGAAACTTCAAGCACTTTGTGCAAACCAATAGGGTTGACACCAGGCCGGAATGCATTTCCCTCGATGTACCTGCCAAGAccatatgatatgattattcAGTTCAATGAAACAAAAAGATAATGGATGATTTACTCAATGGTAAGAAACTCACATTTCTTTCAAAAATGGATGCTTGTAAAAGGGTTCAGGAATTCTCCCTGAAAACTGATTGTGATCCAAGTACCTGAAATACCAATCAGCAAATATTGAAATTGATAATACTTCATTAAGAGTTGCATCAGATTTTCAGCTATAAATATAATACTTATTTTAAGCCATAGAAGAGatgcataaatataaatatcagGAAGCAAATGCATAAtcattcaaaatcaaaacaGATATATTGGAACAATTAACTGAGTCCCTATTTGATGCACAATTCTTTTATACATATTCCAGTAATCCAATGAACTGTTATTCTACTCTAAGTTAAGAGTATGCTTCATCAACTAGTCCAGCAAACTATCACACGCATAACATCGAATGAAAAACTTACAAGTATGTTAATTTAGGAATATGAGCAACGCCAGCTGGTATAACTCCTGACATTTTGTTGTACGACAGGTACCTGCgtccaacaaacaaacaacaaattatGGAATTTTTCAAGCTAAATAGATCTTGACCTGGTAAAATGATGTTTAACAGCACCGTTGAAAGAAACACATTAAGAGGACGGTGGAGAAAATATGCAATAAAAAAAGGAATACTCACAAGATTTCAAGATTGGATAAGTTAGCAAGTTGTGCAGGTATTCCTCCAGTAAAATAGTTATTGTTCAGATATCTGGTAAGCAGAACAAAATTTGTTAATATTTAGAGATAATtgcagtttatttatttacgaTCAAATGGTAATGTCTCGAGTCGAGACAAATAACTCACAAACAAGAACTTACAAATTGCGTAGTGATGGAAAGCAACCTTCAATACGGATGAGTTCCCTTATGGTACCTACCAAATGATTGTTACCAGCATCCCTATAAACATAACAGTAATTTGATTAGGCATAATTGGTTTGAGTATCATTTTTATCCTCTGAAGTAGAAAAATTGTAGAAAGGATTTGAAAATTACAAGTGCCGAAGGTTTTGCAGAGTGCCCAATTCTGGTGGTAGTCTTCCAGTCAAACGGTTTTCATGAAGATAAAGGTAACGAAGGTCAGGAAGATCTGCTAGCTCCTTGGGGATTTCACCCTTGAAACTATTGAAGCTTAGGTATCTGCATAAGAATATCATATTTCAACTATTTACCTCAATGCAAAAATGGGGAACAAAGGACTAACAAAACCCTAAGCTATGAAGCATTGACGCAaacacggacactgacacgtcgataccggtaataatttaagaaaatagaataattgaatgtaacaCGTTTCGTGTCGGTGTCGGTGTTGA
It contains:
- the LOC123911455 gene encoding probable leucine-rich repeat receptor-like protein kinase At1g35710, which codes for MAGIPFTSLSFYLIFAISIFNLAHCKTLKRDVKALNEIKASLGWRVVYAWVGDDPCGDGDLPPWSGVTCSTVGDYRVVTELEVYAVSIVGPFPTAVTSLLDLTRLDLHNNKLTGPIPPQIGRLKRLKILNLRWNKLQDAIPPEIGELKSLTHLYLSFNSFKGEIPKELADLPDLRYLYLHENRLTGRLPPELGTLQNLRHLDAGNNHLVGTIRELIRIEGCFPSLRNLYLNNNYFTGGIPAQLANLSNLEILYLSYNKMSGVIPAGVAHIPKLTYLYLDHNQFSGRIPEPFYKHPFLKEMYIEGNAFRPGVNPIGLHKVLEVSDSEFLV